A single genomic interval of Polaribacter vadi harbors:
- a CDS encoding type I phosphomannose isomerase catalytic subunit: MKLYPLKFTPIFKYRIWGGEKLKTELNKKYTAENIGESWEISDVSGDETIVEEGSLQGKTLKELTQQFKGDFVGHAVYEKFGEEFPLLIKFIDAKTPLSIQVHPSNEIAKKRHNSFGKNEMWYVMQADTNAELIVGFDEKLSTGSYKKHLENNTILDTMHHENVKKGDTFYIPTGRVHAIGAGVLLAEIQQTSDVTYRIYDYDRVDAKTGEKRDLHNDLAIDVIDFETHENYKTAYQIEKNISNELVHSPYFKTNILEINTNVEKDYSNIDSFVIYMCVEGSVEIIVENESYKINNGETILLPAAINFVSLKSENAKILEVYY, from the coding sequence ATGAAATTATATCCTTTAAAATTTACACCAATTTTTAAATATAGAATTTGGGGTGGAGAAAAATTAAAAACTGAATTAAATAAAAAATATACAGCAGAAAACATTGGCGAATCTTGGGAAATATCAGATGTTTCTGGTGATGAAACAATCGTTGAAGAAGGTTCTTTACAAGGAAAAACGCTAAAAGAATTAACACAGCAATTTAAAGGAGATTTTGTTGGGCATGCTGTTTACGAGAAATTTGGAGAAGAATTTCCGTTGTTAATTAAGTTTATTGATGCTAAAACACCTTTATCTATTCAAGTGCATCCAAGTAACGAAATTGCAAAAAAACGCCATAATTCATTTGGTAAAAATGAAATGTGGTATGTAATGCAAGCTGATACAAATGCAGAACTTATTGTTGGTTTTGATGAAAAATTATCAACAGGAAGTTATAAAAAACATTTAGAAAACAACACTATCTTAGATACAATGCATCATGAAAATGTAAAAAAAGGCGATACTTTTTACATTCCTACAGGAAGAGTGCATGCAATTGGAGCAGGTGTTTTGTTAGCAGAAATTCAGCAAACATCAGATGTTACTTACAGAATTTACGATTATGATAGAGTTGACGCTAAAACAGGAGAAAAAAGAGATTTACACAACGATTTAGCTATTGATGTGATTGATTTTGAAACTCATGAAAATTATAAAACAGCATATCAAATTGAAAAAAATATTTCTAATGAATTAGTGCATTCGCCTTATTTTAAAACAAATATTTTAGAAATTAATACCAATGTAGAGAAAGACTATAGTAACATAGATTCTTTTGTAATTTACATGTGTGTGGAAGGTTCTGTTGAAATTATAGTTGAAAATGAAAGCTATAAAATTAATAATGGAGAAACAATATTATTACCAGCAGCTATTAATTTTGTGTCTTTAAAATCTGAAAATGCTAAAATATTAGAAGTGTATTATTAA